The Chryseolinea soli genome contains a region encoding:
- a CDS encoding metallophosphoesterase family protein — protein sequence MATRREFIRHISSASLVMLGGSVLKLTPADAAWLKKDVVLRFAVASDGHYGEKNTDYVSFFETMTGQVTKFHQQNPLDFCVINGDIIHDEKDFLVPAKAQLDKLPVKYYVTKGNHDKVSDDYWNEFWGMPVNHDVAIKENVLLLATTSNEKGEYLSPNLDWMKAKLEEHQQKKNVFVFVHIPQAKWAKFSLETPAFLEMMKEHKNIRGVFHGHEHEEDGVKMIGTVPYMFDSHFGGSWGTAYKGFRVVELMRDGSYLTYIMNPTKKINQASF from the coding sequence ATGGCAACCCGCAGAGAATTTATCCGCCACATCTCTTCCGCATCCCTCGTGATGCTGGGAGGCAGCGTGTTAAAACTCACACCCGCCGATGCGGCCTGGCTAAAAAAGGATGTCGTGCTCCGCTTCGCTGTGGCTTCCGATGGACACTACGGCGAGAAGAACACCGACTATGTTTCGTTTTTCGAGACCATGACCGGCCAGGTCACAAAATTTCACCAGCAAAATCCCCTGGACTTTTGCGTGATCAACGGCGACATCATTCACGATGAAAAAGATTTTCTCGTCCCCGCCAAAGCCCAACTGGATAAGCTTCCGGTAAAATATTATGTCACCAAGGGCAATCACGACAAGGTGAGCGACGACTACTGGAATGAGTTCTGGGGCATGCCCGTAAATCACGACGTAGCGATCAAGGAAAACGTGCTGTTGCTGGCCACCACGTCCAACGAAAAAGGAGAATACCTCAGTCCCAACCTGGATTGGATGAAAGCCAAACTGGAAGAGCATCAACAAAAGAAAAATGTCTTTGTCTTCGTGCACATCCCCCAGGCCAAATGGGCAAAGTTTTCGTTGGAAACGCCTGCCTTTTTGGAAATGATGAAAGAACACAAGAACATCCGCGGTGTGTTCCACGGCCACGAACACGAGGAGGATGGGGTGAAAATGATCGGCACCGTGCCCTACATGTTCGACTCACATTTTGGCGGAAGCTGGGGAACTGCCTACAAGGGTTTTCGTGTTGTGGAACTAATGCGCGACGGTTCGTACCTCACGTACATCATGAACCCGACTAAAAAGATCAATCAAGCGTCATTCTGA
- the lipB gene encoding lipoyl(octanoyl) transferase LipB: protein MNFHINKKTSVIDLGLIDYKEAWDYQASLFDKILAVKALNRSLPEQEHQTTENFLLFCQHPHVYTLGKSGKENNFLLKQEDLTAIDATYYHINRGGDITYHGPGQIVGYPVIDLENFFTDIHQYMRFLEEAVILTLKDYGIDAGRIKGLTGVWVDFEKGNQARKICALGVKMSRWVAMHGFALNVNPDLSYFSHIIPCGITDKAVTSLQQELGRSVDVLEVQQKLQGHLAQLFEMEMVANGVRS, encoded by the coding sequence GTGAACTTTCATATCAACAAAAAAACCAGCGTCATCGATCTTGGCCTCATCGACTACAAGGAAGCTTGGGATTACCAGGCGTCGTTGTTCGATAAGATCCTGGCCGTGAAGGCCCTGAACCGCTCGCTGCCGGAGCAGGAACACCAGACGACCGAGAATTTTCTTCTTTTCTGCCAACATCCCCACGTCTACACCCTGGGCAAGAGTGGCAAGGAGAATAATTTCCTCCTCAAGCAAGAAGACCTGACCGCCATCGATGCCACCTACTACCACATCAACCGGGGTGGCGACATCACTTATCACGGTCCGGGCCAGATTGTGGGCTATCCCGTGATCGACCTGGAGAATTTCTTTACCGACATTCACCAGTACATGCGTTTCCTGGAGGAGGCTGTCATCCTGACATTAAAGGACTATGGAATCGACGCCGGACGCATCAAAGGCCTGACCGGCGTGTGGGTTGATTTTGAAAAGGGTAACCAGGCCCGCAAGATTTGCGCGCTGGGGGTGAAGATGAGCCGCTGGGTGGCCATGCACGGGTTCGCATTGAATGTTAATCCCGACCTTTCGTACTTTAGCCACATCATTCCGTGCGGCATCACCGACAAAGCCGTGACCTCCCTGCAACAGGAATTGGGCAGATCCGTAGACGTCTTAGAGGTGCAGCAAAAACTTCAGGGACACCTCGCGCAGTTATTTGAGATGGAAATGGTGGCGAACGGAGTCAGGAGTTAG
- a CDS encoding 3'-5' exonuclease — translation MIQELRDLMFLDIETVAQTADYNALDERLKTQWARKAGFFKRDSDHTDETIFHDRAGIYAEFGKIVCIAVGKFYDTENGDLGLKTKAYAGDDERELLMEFKTMVEKLDPFALKFCAHNGKEFDYPYLCRRMLVNGIPLPPVLNLMGKKTWEVPHLDTMEMWKFGDFKHYTSLDLLATIFNVPSSKGDMDGSQVNKVYHVDKDLNKIKDYCLRDVVVLAELYLKMKTISLNQPLVHKSTE, via the coding sequence ATGATCCAAGAACTACGCGACCTCATGTTTCTCGATATCGAGACCGTCGCCCAAACGGCAGACTACAACGCCCTGGATGAGCGCCTGAAAACGCAATGGGCGCGCAAGGCCGGTTTTTTTAAACGCGACAGCGACCACACCGACGAAACCATCTTCCACGACCGCGCCGGCATTTATGCAGAATTTGGCAAGATCGTGTGCATTGCCGTGGGAAAGTTCTATGACACCGAGAATGGCGACCTGGGTCTGAAAACAAAGGCCTATGCTGGCGACGACGAGCGCGAACTGCTGATGGAGTTCAAAACCATGGTGGAGAAACTCGATCCGTTCGCTTTAAAATTCTGCGCGCACAACGGCAAAGAGTTCGACTACCCCTACCTCTGCCGCCGCATGCTGGTGAACGGCATCCCTCTGCCGCCGGTGCTGAACCTGATGGGCAAAAAGACCTGGGAAGTGCCCCACCTCGACACGATGGAGATGTGGAAGTTTGGCGACTTCAAGCACTACACCTCGCTGGATCTGCTGGCCACCATCTTCAACGTGCCCTCCAGCAAAGGCGATATGGACGGCAGCCAGGTGAACAAGGTCTATCACGTCGATAAAGACCTGAACAAGATCAAAGACTATTGTCTGCGCGATGTGGTGGTATTGGCAGAATTATACCTCAAAATGAAGACGATCTCCTTAAACCAGCCCCTGGTGCACAAAAGCACCGAATAA
- the rnr gene encoding ribonuclease R translates to MSKSKKKSKDKKSGNKRGVLEAALLAVVDNNMGKPYSFKHLLKKLSLKKKDDIKALGQILDDLVENGRLQEDNGAFISNRKQETLTGVLDHVSSRFGYVKLGEDQTDVYIKERDLGSAVDGDTVTIVIYPTRHGEHPEGKVTSVVKRNRTKFVGKVELSKSFAFVVPDYRKMHTDFFVYPENINGAKSGDKVIIEVTSWAENDRKPEAKIVEVLGKAGENEAEIHSIMAEFDLPFKFSEKVESESKKIDEDITKAEIKKRWDFREITTFTIDPEDAKDFDDALSFRKLDNGLYEIGVHIADVTHYVTPNSILDQEAYDRATSVYLVDRTIPMLPERLSNELCSLRPHEDKLTFAAVFEMDDKGHIKKEWFGRTIIHSDKRFSYEGAQEVLEKGKGELSEELTILNTLAKKLRKDRFSKGAVNFETTEVKFKLDENGKPLEVIPKVRKDAHKLIEEFMLLANKQVATYVYNMKKGKEKNTFVYRIHDFPDPEKVKDFSVFARQFGHKMNVDETNISSSLNKLMTEIEGKPEQNVLEQLAIRTMAKAKYSTDAKGHFGLAFSHYSHFTSPIRRYPDMMVHRLLQHYLDEGKTVNKTEYEAKSVHSSEREKRAADAERASIKYKQVEFMSTAEKRPYEGLISGVTEWGIYVEIVETKCEGMIRMADMTDDFYEFDEKNYRITGRKTRKSYTLGDRIQVMVKRTDIDKRLIDLIFAPKVKSTEE, encoded by the coding sequence ATGAGTAAATCGAAAAAAAAATCAAAAGATAAAAAAAGCGGAAATAAGCGGGGAGTTTTAGAAGCGGCCCTCCTCGCCGTGGTAGACAACAACATGGGCAAGCCCTATTCGTTCAAACACCTCCTCAAAAAATTAAGCCTCAAGAAGAAAGATGATATCAAGGCCCTCGGCCAAATCCTGGACGACCTCGTAGAAAATGGCCGTCTCCAGGAAGACAATGGGGCCTTCATCAGCAACCGGAAACAGGAAACGCTCACGGGTGTTCTGGATCACGTGAGCTCACGCTTTGGCTATGTAAAGCTCGGGGAAGACCAGACCGACGTCTACATCAAAGAAAGAGACCTCGGCTCCGCGGTGGATGGTGATACGGTTACGATTGTAATATATCCTACCCGTCATGGTGAGCACCCCGAGGGCAAAGTGACCTCCGTGGTAAAGCGCAACCGGACAAAGTTCGTAGGGAAAGTGGAACTGTCGAAAAGTTTTGCCTTCGTGGTGCCGGACTACAGAAAGATGCACACAGATTTCTTTGTGTATCCTGAAAATATCAACGGAGCAAAAAGCGGTGACAAAGTGATCATCGAAGTCACCTCGTGGGCGGAAAATGACCGCAAGCCCGAAGCAAAGATCGTGGAAGTGTTGGGTAAAGCCGGCGAAAATGAAGCGGAGATCCACTCCATCATGGCCGAGTTCGACCTGCCTTTCAAATTTTCGGAAAAGGTGGAGAGCGAATCCAAAAAGATCGACGAAGACATCACCAAAGCAGAGATCAAAAAACGGTGGGACTTCCGCGAGATCACAACCTTCACCATCGACCCCGAAGATGCCAAGGACTTTGACGATGCCCTCTCCTTCCGCAAGCTCGACAACGGGCTCTACGAGATCGGGGTTCACATCGCCGATGTAACGCACTATGTAACGCCCAACTCCATTCTGGATCAGGAGGCGTACGATCGTGCCACTTCAGTTTACCTGGTGGATCGGACCATTCCCATGCTGCCCGAGCGCCTGTCGAATGAATTGTGCTCGCTCCGTCCCCACGAAGACAAGCTCACCTTTGCCGCCGTTTTTGAAATGGACGACAAAGGCCATATTAAAAAAGAATGGTTCGGTCGCACCATCATCCACTCCGACAAGCGCTTCAGCTATGAAGGCGCCCAGGAAGTATTGGAAAAAGGAAAAGGCGAACTGTCGGAAGAGCTGACCATCCTGAACACGCTGGCCAAAAAGCTGCGCAAAGATCGCTTCAGCAAAGGCGCCGTGAACTTTGAGACCACCGAAGTAAAATTCAAGCTCGACGAAAATGGCAAGCCCCTCGAAGTAATTCCCAAAGTGCGCAAAGATGCGCACAAGCTCATCGAAGAGTTCATGTTGCTGGCCAACAAACAAGTGGCCACCTATGTGTACAACATGAAGAAAGGGAAAGAGAAGAACACCTTTGTATACCGGATCCACGATTTCCCCGACCCGGAAAAAGTGAAGGATTTTTCGGTGTTTGCCCGCCAGTTCGGTCACAAGATGAACGTGGACGAGACCAACATCTCCAGCTCGTTGAACAAACTGATGACGGAGATCGAAGGCAAGCCAGAGCAAAATGTTTTGGAACAACTCGCCATCCGCACCATGGCCAAGGCCAAGTACTCCACCGATGCAAAAGGCCACTTCGGGTTGGCGTTCAGTCACTACTCACACTTCACATCGCCCATCCGCCGTTATCCCGACATGATGGTGCACCGCCTGTTGCAACACTATCTCGACGAGGGCAAGACCGTGAACAAAACCGAGTACGAAGCCAAGAGCGTACATTCCTCCGAAAGAGAAAAACGCGCCGCCGATGCCGAACGTGCATCGATCAAATACAAACAAGTAGAGTTCATGTCGACTGCCGAAAAGAGACCCTACGAAGGATTGATCTCCGGCGTTACCGAATGGGGCATTTATGTAGAGATCGTGGAAACAAAATGCGAAGGCATGATCCGCATGGCCGACATGACCGATGACTTCTACGAATTCGATGAAAAGAACTATCGCATCACCGGGCGTAAAACACGCAAGAGCTATACGCTGGGCGACCGCATCCAGGTGATGGTGAAGCGAACCGACATCGACAAACGTTTGATCGACCTGATCTTTGCTCCAAAAGTAAAATCCACCGAAGAATAA
- a CDS encoding polyprenyl synthetase family protein: MPSSITRYQQWIEQEIKKQQYGKEPASLYEPIRYLMGLGGKRLRPMLTLLAYSLYKPDVKNVVRYAVAVEAFHNFTLMHDDIMDKAPLRRGKATVHKKWNVNTAILSGDVMLVKVYEMFLSVENDKLKRILKAFNTCAAEVCEGQQWDMEFETKPTVTEDQYLNMIRLKTAVLLGFSLELGAILAGADEKECRALRQFGTNIGIGFQLKDDLLDAYADPKKFGKQVGGDIMSNKKTFLLIKALENARGKHKAELQQWLLAKKFKKDEKIAAVKSIYDALDIRVLTERKVNQYFKKGFTQLKTLQGSAEALQRLNAFTEALIGRQS; this comes from the coding sequence ATGCCGTCCTCTATCACCCGCTATCAGCAGTGGATTGAACAAGAAATCAAAAAACAGCAGTATGGCAAAGAGCCTGCGTCCCTCTACGAGCCCATCCGTTACCTGATGGGCTTGGGAGGTAAACGCTTGCGGCCCATGCTGACGTTGCTGGCCTACAGCCTGTATAAACCCGATGTAAAAAATGTGGTGCGCTACGCCGTGGCCGTGGAAGCCTTCCATAATTTCACATTGATGCACGACGACATCATGGACAAGGCGCCCTTGCGCAGAGGCAAGGCAACGGTACACAAAAAATGGAATGTAAATACGGCCATCCTCTCCGGCGATGTCATGCTGGTAAAGGTTTACGAGATGTTTTTATCAGTAGAGAACGACAAATTGAAGCGCATTCTCAAAGCTTTTAACACTTGTGCCGCCGAGGTGTGCGAAGGCCAGCAATGGGACATGGAGTTTGAAACCAAACCTACCGTAACGGAAGACCAATACCTGAACATGATCCGTTTGAAAACGGCTGTGCTGTTGGGCTTCAGTCTTGAATTAGGTGCAATCTTGGCCGGTGCCGATGAAAAGGAGTGCCGTGCCCTGCGTCAATTCGGAACCAATATTGGTATTGGCTTCCAATTGAAAGATGACTTGCTGGATGCCTATGCCGATCCAAAAAAATTCGGCAAACAAGTAGGCGGTGATATCATGAGCAACAAAAAAACATTTTTGCTCATCAAGGCCCTGGAAAATGCACGGGGCAAACACAAAGCTGAGCTCCAACAATGGCTGCTGGCAAAGAAATTCAAGAAAGATGAAAAGATTGCGGCTGTAAAATCCATCTATGACGCGTTGGACATTCGCGTACTCACCGAACGAAAAGTCAACCAGTATTTCAAGAAAGGATTCACCCAATTGAAAACCCTGCAAGGTTCGGCGGAAGCGCTGCAAAGGCTAAATGCTTTCACCGAAGCCCTCATCGGTCGGCAATCCTAA
- the uvrA gene encoding excinuclease ABC subunit UvrA, giving the protein MSKTLSVKANDSYLEDLDPRNYIIIKRARVNNLKNLSVAIPRNKLVVITGLSGSGKSSLAFDTLFAEGQRMYVESLSAYARQFLGRMEKPEVDYIKGVSPAIAIEQKVNTRNPRSTVGTTTEIYDYLKLLFARIGKTYSPISGKEVKRDTVTSVVDYVNRLPAGTRVMVACPLHIKKGRKLVDELNLLLSKGFARVLIDGEVKFIEEIVAPPAEGGKKKKAAAQPDVSVEILIDRAVVNPGDDDTTFRLSDSVQTAFFEGEGDCLVYAEGHDKVKFSDRFELDGMRFTEPSINFFSFNNPFGACQTCEGFGKILGIDEDLVIPDKSLSVYEGAIAPWRSETMGEWQKPLVKNGIKFDFPIHRPYNELTKAQQDVLWNGNTYFEGIHDFFKYLESKTHKIQYRVLLSRYRGRTNCPDCRGTRLRKDAQYVKIAGVSITDLVLMPIEDMLAFFKKIQLPDFDKKISDRILTEITSRLEYMDRVGLGYLTLNRLTSTLSGGEYQRIKLATSLGSALVGSMYVLDEPSIGLHPKDTDRMVSVLISLRDLGNTVIVVEHEEEIMRASDQIIDIGPDAGSHGGELVFQGTVDEIDGKVRSHTTDYLSGRETIVIPKTRRKWKDSVTIIGARENNLKNLNVKFPLGILTVVTGVSGSGKSTLIKKILYPALGRLSGSVSETPGKYDKLEGDFSRITQVEFVDQNPIGKSSRSNPISYVKAYDAIRTLYADQPLAKQRGYKPSHFSFNVEGGRCETCQGEGEIKIEMQFMADIYLKCESCHGKRFKQEVLEVEVNGKNISDILDLTVEEGLEFFKDKKPIHEKILPLFEVGLGYVKLGQSSNSLSGGEAQRVKLASFLGKNSTEGHILFIFDEPTTGLHFHDIFKLLKAINALVDEGHSVIIIEHNLEVIKCADWIIDLGPEGGEKKGGTLMFEGTPEEMVKKGKGYTAEFLKKKLK; this is encoded by the coding sequence GTGTCAAAAACCCTTTCTGTTAAAGCGAACGATTCTTATCTGGAAGACCTCGATCCCCGCAACTACATCATCATCAAACGGGCGCGTGTCAACAACCTGAAAAATCTTAGCGTCGCCATTCCCCGCAACAAGCTGGTGGTCATCACCGGACTGTCGGGTTCCGGAAAATCGAGCCTCGCGTTCGATACGCTTTTTGCCGAGGGGCAGCGCATGTACGTGGAAAGCCTCAGCGCCTACGCCCGTCAGTTTCTGGGCCGGATGGAAAAACCGGAGGTCGACTACATCAAGGGCGTATCGCCGGCCATTGCCATCGAGCAAAAGGTGAACACACGCAACCCCCGGTCCACCGTGGGCACCACCACTGAGATCTATGACTACCTGAAATTGCTCTTCGCCCGCATCGGCAAGACCTACTCGCCCATCAGCGGCAAGGAGGTGAAGCGCGATACGGTGACGTCTGTGGTCGATTATGTGAACCGTCTTCCCGCCGGCACCCGCGTGATGGTGGCCTGCCCACTCCACATAAAAAAGGGCCGCAAGCTAGTGGACGAGCTGAATCTGTTATTGAGTAAAGGTTTCGCGCGCGTGCTGATCGACGGCGAAGTCAAGTTTATTGAAGAGATCGTGGCCCCGCCCGCCGAAGGGGGCAAAAAGAAAAAAGCCGCCGCCCAACCCGATGTCTCCGTCGAGATCCTCATCGACCGCGCCGTGGTCAACCCCGGCGACGACGACACCACATTCCGTCTTTCCGACTCCGTCCAAACGGCGTTCTTTGAAGGCGAGGGCGACTGCCTGGTGTATGCCGAAGGGCACGACAAAGTAAAATTCTCCGACCGCTTTGAGCTGGACGGCATGCGGTTCACCGAACCGTCCATAAATTTCTTCAGCTTCAACAATCCGTTCGGCGCCTGCCAAACCTGCGAAGGTTTTGGAAAAATTCTCGGCATCGACGAGGACCTGGTCATCCCGGACAAATCGCTGTCGGTCTATGAGGGTGCTATCGCGCCGTGGCGCAGCGAAACCATGGGCGAATGGCAAAAGCCACTGGTGAAAAACGGCATCAAATTCGATTTCCCCATCCACCGCCCCTACAACGAGCTCACAAAAGCGCAACAGGATGTGCTGTGGAATGGCAACACCTATTTCGAAGGTATCCACGATTTCTTCAAATACCTGGAGTCCAAAACGCATAAGATCCAATACCGCGTGTTGCTGTCCCGTTATCGCGGGCGCACCAACTGCCCCGATTGCCGCGGCACCCGGTTGAGAAAGGATGCTCAGTATGTGAAGATCGCCGGCGTCTCCATCACCGACCTCGTACTGATGCCGATCGAGGACATGCTGGCATTCTTTAAAAAGATCCAGTTGCCGGATTTCGACAAGAAAATCTCCGACCGCATTCTGACCGAGATCACCTCCCGACTGGAGTACATGGATCGGGTGGGCTTGGGATACCTGACCTTGAACCGTCTGACCTCTACCCTGTCGGGTGGGGAATATCAGCGCATTAAGCTGGCCACCTCGTTGGGAAGCGCCCTGGTGGGTTCTATGTATGTGTTGGATGAACCCAGCATTGGATTGCATCCGAAAGACACCGACCGCATGGTGAGCGTGCTGATCTCGCTGCGCGATCTAGGAAATACCGTGATCGTCGTGGAGCACGAAGAGGAAATTATGCGGGCTTCCGACCAGATCATCGACATTGGCCCCGATGCAGGAAGTCACGGCGGCGAGTTGGTGTTCCAAGGTACGGTGGATGAGATCGACGGAAAAGTTCGCTCACATACGACGGACTATCTCAGCGGCCGCGAGACCATTGTGATCCCCAAGACGCGGCGCAAGTGGAAGGATTCTGTTACGATCATCGGCGCCCGCGAGAACAATCTTAAAAATCTTAACGTGAAGTTTCCGTTGGGGATTCTTACGGTGGTTACCGGCGTGAGTGGTTCCGGCAAATCGACGCTCATTAAAAAAATTCTATACCCTGCGCTGGGCCGGTTGTCGGGCTCCGTTTCGGAAACGCCCGGGAAATACGATAAACTGGAGGGTGATTTTTCGCGCATCACGCAAGTAGAGTTTGTGGATCAGAATCCCATCGGCAAATCGTCGCGCTCCAACCCGATCAGCTATGTAAAAGCATATGATGCCATTCGCACGCTCTATGCCGACCAACCCTTGGCCAAACAGCGCGGCTACAAGCCTTCGCACTTCTCGTTCAACGTGGAGGGCGGGCGCTGCGAGACCTGCCAGGGCGAAGGCGAGATCAAGATCGAAATGCAATTCATGGCCGACATCTATTTGAAGTGCGAAAGCTGTCATGGCAAACGCTTCAAACAGGAAGTGCTGGAAGTGGAAGTGAACGGCAAGAACATTTCCGACATCCTGGACCTGACTGTGGAAGAGGGGCTTGAATTTTTCAAAGACAAAAAACCGATCCACGAAAAGATCCTTCCGCTGTTCGAAGTAGGCTTGGGCTATGTGAAGCTGGGGCAATCGTCAAACTCGCTAAGCGGTGGCGAAGCACAACGGGTGAAGCTGGCGTCGTTCCTGGGCAAAAACTCAACGGAAGGCCACATCCTTTTCATCTTCGACGAGCCCACCACGGGTTTGCACTTTCACGATATTTTTAAATTGCTGAAAGCCATAAACGCATTGGTGGATGAAGGACACTCCGTGATCATCATCGAGCACAATCTCGAGGTGATCAAGTGCGCCGATTGGATCATCGACCTGGGTCCGGAAGGGGGCGAGAAAAAAGGAGGCACGCTGATGTTTGAAGGAACGCCCGAGGAAATGGTGAAGAAAGGGAAAGGCTATACGGCAGAATTCCTGAAGAAGAAATTAAAATAA
- a CDS encoding RNA polymerase sigma factor, whose protein sequence is MIDSRLSDSQLVSLYQNGNEEAFEMLLHRHKSRIYTAIYLIVKDRYTAEDLLQETFVKAINTIRGGRYNEEGKFLPWISRIAHNLAIDNFRKEKRYPEVVLEDGSRLFNSMEFAEESMEDKQIFKDTRTKLRDYIKELPTEQKQVLIMRHYLQMSFQEIAERTGVSINTALGRMRYALINLRKKMVKHRANDKNFYSNGLDQVFIPRDYGEGDEGD, encoded by the coding sequence ATGATTGACAGCAGATTAAGCGACTCCCAACTCGTGTCGCTGTATCAAAACGGTAACGAAGAAGCTTTCGAAATGCTCCTGCACCGGCATAAATCGAGAATCTATACTGCGATATACCTGATCGTCAAAGATCGGTACACCGCCGAAGATTTACTCCAGGAAACCTTTGTAAAGGCGATCAACACCATTCGTGGTGGGCGCTACAACGAAGAAGGTAAATTTTTACCCTGGATCAGCCGGATTGCTCATAACCTAGCGATCGACAACTTTCGAAAAGAAAAACGTTACCCCGAGGTAGTGTTGGAAGACGGCAGCAGACTCTTCAACTCCATGGAATTTGCCGAGGAGTCGATGGAGGACAAGCAGATTTTTAAAGATACCCGGACCAAGCTCAGGGATTATATAAAGGAGTTACCGACCGAGCAGAAACAGGTGCTGATCATGCGGCACTATCTGCAGATGAGCTTCCAGGAGATCGCGGAACGCACAGGGGTGAGTATCAACACAGCGCTGGGACGTATGCGCTATGCACTCATCAACCTGCGGAAAAAGATGGTGAAACACAGAGCCAATGATAAAAACTTTTACTCAAACGGACTTGATCAGGTATTTATACCACGAGACTACGGAGAAGGAGACGAGGGAGATTGA
- a CDS encoding 3-keto-disaccharide hydrolase — protein sequence MNKTLITLLLLAGSLVGAHAQIKLFNGKDLTGWKVAGTEKWYVEKGEMICESGPDKAYGYLVSEREFKNFELTIEFKQESNGNSGVFFHCGIEGTTISGWQAEVAPLNHHTGGIYESYGRGWLIQPAADKEKVLKEGEWNTMVVRVVGDEVNTFLNGVQMITLKDEKIGAGTGKIALQIHDGGGVKVRWRKVEIKAL from the coding sequence ATGAACAAGACACTGATAACCCTTTTACTACTGGCGGGCTCGCTTGTGGGCGCACACGCACAAATCAAGCTTTTTAATGGAAAAGACCTCACCGGCTGGAAAGTGGCTGGCACCGAAAAATGGTATGTGGAGAAGGGCGAGATGATCTGCGAAAGCGGTCCGGACAAGGCTTATGGCTATTTAGTTTCTGAACGCGAGTTCAAAAACTTCGAATTAACGATAGAATTCAAGCAAGAGTCCAATGGCAACAGCGGCGTGTTCTTTCACTGCGGCATTGAAGGAACCACGATCAGCGGCTGGCAAGCCGAGGTGGCGCCCCTCAACCATCACACGGGTGGCATCTACGAATCGTATGGAAGGGGTTGGTTGATCCAGCCTGCGGCCGATAAGGAAAAGGTATTAAAGGAAGGCGAGTGGAACACGATGGTCGTGCGCGTGGTGGGCGACGAGGTGAACACGTTTTTGAATGGTGTTCAGATGATTACCTTAAAAGATGAGAAAATTGGCGCGGGTACAGGCAAAATAGCCCTGCAGATACACGACGGGGGCGGTGTAAAGGTGCGCTGGCGCAAGGTGGAGATCAAGGCCTTGTAG
- a CDS encoding glycosyltransferase family 4 protein produces MKILILHQHFNTPQTGGALRSYYLAKALVDAGLTPVVITAHNEGKYEQVNVEGIEVHYLPIVYHNHFGFWRRSLAFLRYVSGVVWATRKLGPVKTCYAISVPLTVGLAARMLKTVYGIPYIFEVGDLWPEAPIQMGFVKNYFFKQLLYGLETSTYRKAHAVVALSPMIQAEIEKKVPGKTVHLIPNMSDTDFYFPEEKQPSLETKFGIENKFVVSYIGAVGLANGLDFFIECARASQKASLPVHFLLCGEGALLENLKAIVKRLALTNFSIIPFQDRDGVKEVMNVTDAAFVCYKPIPILETGSPNKYFDGLAAGKLILVNFGGWIRSEIEQHHCGVHVDSRQPQDFVRVITPYLEDRAVLKKSQQAGRLLAESKYSRNILGRKFAALFQ; encoded by the coding sequence GTGAAAATCCTGATCCTTCACCAGCACTTCAACACGCCTCAAACCGGTGGCGCCCTGCGCTCCTACTACCTGGCCAAAGCCCTGGTAGACGCTGGTCTGACGCCCGTGGTGATCACCGCCCACAACGAAGGGAAATACGAGCAAGTGAATGTGGAAGGCATCGAGGTTCACTACCTGCCCATTGTGTACCATAACCATTTTGGATTTTGGCGCCGCAGCCTGGCGTTTCTCCGCTATGTGAGCGGTGTCGTGTGGGCCACCCGCAAGCTGGGGCCGGTGAAAACTTGTTATGCCATTTCAGTCCCCCTCACGGTAGGGCTGGCGGCGCGCATGCTAAAAACGGTCTATGGCATCCCCTACATTTTTGAAGTGGGCGATCTGTGGCCGGAGGCGCCCATACAAATGGGATTTGTGAAGAACTATTTTTTTAAGCAGCTGCTCTATGGACTGGAGACCTCCACCTATCGCAAGGCCCACGCGGTGGTGGCGCTTTCGCCGATGATCCAAGCCGAAATTGAGAAAAAAGTGCCCGGAAAAACCGTGCACCTTATTCCCAACATGTCGGACACGGATTTCTATTTTCCAGAGGAGAAACAACCTTCGCTCGAGACAAAATTCGGAATAGAAAACAAGTTTGTCGTGTCGTATATCGGTGCCGTGGGGCTGGCCAATGGGCTTGATTTTTTTATTGAATGCGCCCGGGCCTCCCAAAAAGCATCCCTGCCAGTGCATTTTTTATTGTGTGGCGAAGGCGCCTTGCTGGAGAACCTGAAAGCGATCGTAAAACGGCTGGCACTGACCAACTTCAGCATCATTCCCTTTCAAGATCGCGACGGCGTGAAAGAAGTTATGAATGTGACCGATGCTGCTTTTGTATGTTACAAGCCGATCCCCATTCTGGAAACCGGATCACCCAATAAATATTTCGATGGACTGGCCGCCGGCAAGCTCATCCTGGTGAATTTTGGGGGCTGGATCCGGTCGGAGATTGAACAACATCACTGCGGGGTGCACGTCGATAGCCGTCAGCCGCAGGATTTTGTAAGGGTCATCACGCCGTACCTGGAAGATCGGGCAGTGCTAAAAAAAAGCCAGCAAGCTGGGCGCTTGCTGGCAGAATCAAAATATTCGCGAAACATTCTTGGCCGGAAATTCGCCGCGCTGTTTCAGTGA